Sequence from the Candidatus Omnitrophota bacterium genome:
CGTTTCAAGAGGGGGGTATGATTCCAAAATCATATACTTGCGATGGGAAGAATGTTTCTCCCCCGTTGGCATGGGATCATGGCCCGGCGGAGACGAAGGGTTACGCCCTGATCTGCGACGATCCCGACGCGCCGATGGGGACTTGGGTGCATTGGGTGCTTTTCAATCTTCCCGCCAGCATCGTCGAGCTGCCGGAGAACGTCCCCGCCAAGGAGACGTTGGAGAATGGGGCCAGACACGGAATCAACGATTTCCGCAAGTTAGGCTATGGCGGCCCCTGCCCGCCCAGCGGGACGCATCGCTATTTCTTCCGGGTCTATGCGCTGGACGCCGAGATGGCCCTCAAGCCCGGCGCCAGCAAGGCGGAGTTGGTAAAGGCGATGAAGGGGCGCGTGCTGGCGGAAGGGCAATTGATGGGGAAGTATAAGCGGTGATTTGGGGGAATGATGAGTGAAGAATGATGAATGAAATATACCGATAAGGCATGTAAAGGAGGGAACGCGTTTTTCGCCCTGTCGGTCCAACAATCTCTATAGGCGT
This genomic interval carries:
- a CDS encoding YbhB/YbcL family Raf kinase inhibitor-like protein, yielding MKLTVKSAAFQEGGMIPKSYTCDGKNVSPPLAWDHGPAETKGYALICDDPDAPMGTWVHWVLFNLPASIVELPENVPAKETLENGARHGINDFRKLGYGGPCPPSGTHRYFFRVYALDAEMALKPGASKAELVKAMKGRVLAEGQLMGKYKR